The Crassostrea angulata isolate pt1a10 chromosome 1, ASM2561291v2, whole genome shotgun sequence nucleotide sequence GGCACTAAGTTACATAAAACCTTCACTGCTCCCTAGCCCTGTTAATGTTTACTGGGTCCGTTAGCATACagatatttctgttttataatcTTTTGTGTACCTATTACTGCTACTGTTGGTGGTGGGGAAGGAGTCGGGGAGGGGCGCGGGGGGCCTCATGTCCAACTTGGTGTCGTAGGGGGGACTATTGGGGTCAGAGTATATAGACTCATGCTGATCTCGCTTGTTCCAAGCCTCCTTCATGAAGGGCAGGTACACATTGGCTGCAAAAATAAACACGTGCATATACATCACTAATTGTAACATAAAAAACCAAATATagtatcaggagaaaacgttTTTTCTTGGAGAAAACATAGGTACATGCTCTATTTGAGAAAATGCACCcaagaaaaatcaaaaacataatgttgaatagttttaaatactatttAACAGCATAAATAAAGTggaataaatgaattttatagaaatattgatttaataatagcaatttttttatatgagtGGTAAGAGTCGGTTGAATACTGGTACCAAAAAACATGCTGTCGACTTTTTGAGATACTCATCATTAAATTCTCTAAATTATATTGCAATCAAAACTATTTTTCTAACGATTTCCTTTCTGATGGATTAATTGCCAACTTATTAAACTGCTCTGCCGATGTTTGTGCAGATGTATATAACATtaaaggactgcgaacgatagcattgtctagccgcctaactaaaagtcattttttgaaagttgtctaattaaagttaatttctttataataatgtaaacatttatgtatattttcattaaatataaatgatttggtcaaacaaagagagataactttgtattttgggttaaaatagctcatttcataatagaaaacaacggaaatgttttttaaaaaatcattcccccccgtgaaacaaaaattccttttgaggggttttaattattgttatttagcatatttttaccaaagggtttgttgtttcacgggggggggaACATATGTCTACACaccgaaatacattcccaaaaaaaattttgctttgtaaattttcgaaaacttattaacagatatgaattaaaatgaaattttactttaatatatacgtaaatatgttattattaagtttttatgcacatattggccgctaaataaaattttcctcactcatagagaccggtttcaatgaaatttttttacacCCCGcattagcaaaacttttgtttaaaaataaataatttgattacacattttattttgatataaattgattaggatttgattatactttttagtagaaaacttagtttttgaatatctgacagaaattccgaaatatttggatgtaaaatgtaggagggaaacgggcgttagcaTTCGCAGTTCTTTGTCTAATTAGTTAATGcacataattttgtatttaaaaaaaaacaaacaaataatacaatgtttattgattaatttgttttgttgcttcccaaaatatttattaaaactaccgtaatccggtgaatataatacgcacttTTTTCCCAGCATTTTTTACCTTCAGAAAGGGGTGCGTAATATACATCCCTATAGGATTTGGGCATATTTTTTCCTAGCTGAAGCACGGGGTATCATACTGCCGTATTACCTATGCTGTTCACAGACAGAACTGATACCCCGCTATACATCGTAATATTCCTTCATTATCacatatatattactatgtGACCCCTTTAGGAAATCATTGTTAtagcatgtaattaaagaaaatgtacactttaagtctgttaataaataaactgtttcaaaatggcctttaaaaattaatttgaactgcCTATTCTTTATCTCCGTGTACGCCGCCATTACAGCTGTTATTAATAGAATGCGGACTTGGATGGCCACGTGCTATTTGACGCCGATCTTTGAAAACAGCTTACACATCATTTGGctcatttttaaccattttcatttaatgctaattaatttattgcaaataattatgaatataaatgattCTATAACCTATTCCGTTAATTGAAGCCATTGAAACAGTTGTGGTTCCCCACCGCTAGCGCTTGACACCTTGGGTATCTCAGACACCCCCTTAGGCTATGTGTACTAAACACAACACAACTATTtgtgcatatattttattatgttccaGGCCTCTAATTGATCGCTTTGATCGGagtcatttaagaatttaattacatgtaggtcCGTTATCTCCATACCTGTACATCGTCCGTTTTTCACTTCACAGGGATTGTAATgactaaacaattatatcaCGCTTGTTAATagtagttgattttatttacggtagaatatttaatactaggtctattaaaacattgattacgaaataaagatattaccacgatgtattagttacaataaatccgtatctaagaaaatattgtgtttttcttatttccggTAGCATATTCCCGCGATGAAGTTGAGCGTGCATACAAAGTAAAACTGCTTTGTTGATACTCAGGATTAccgtttggtcaatttttttgatgcgtattatacatcccaacaagctttttttcaccattttcaggcccaaagtggggggtgcgtattgtacactactgcgtattatattcacctGATTACGGTATCAATTATGGTAATCTTAGGAGAAAAGTACCTTATCTTGGAGATACCGTTCCCTAggaattgggtacgttttctcctgggtacgttttttcttaggtacgttttctccagctTTCCAAAATATGTATAGTTTGTCTAGGCCATATTTGTTTTACACTCTTACATTTCTTTAACACAATTGTTGTATATCAATGgagaaaaatattgtaatatcttAAGTAAAGTAGACATTTGTGGGTGTTTTATAACCCATAAAGTTGAATGTAAAAACTGATCCTGTTTACAATATCTACCCATAAATGACAAATCTGGATGTTACACCCCCCCTTTTCAAGTATACTGAATACCTGTTACCTGTGTTGTTAAAAACGCACTGGTCTTTAAAAAGTGTATAACTGTGAATCCTCACCTTGACCTAACAGTACTTTGCACCAGTTATTATGGTACAGGAATTTACCTTGTTTCTTGAAGTCTTGAGTGGTGAGTCTGAACTCCGCTACTAAGTCCTCAGCTGTTATCTCCCCAGCTGTTATTAATTCCTTCTGGTAAGAAGTTCGAGTGAGTGGATCTTTGACAGCAATAATCATCAAAGGCATTATGGAAAATAAGTTCCGCAAATTATCTGCATATGCTCTGAAAACGAAAAAGAAAGTCATAAGTTTTCTGAATGAAAAAAGAACCaaatttttttgcatgaaaGTTCTGTGTTTGAAAGTATAAGTTGCCAAACTTGAGTGACatagttaataaaataataattttggtACAACAACTGCAGTCCGAAGACACTGTAATAGTTATCACAAGTGTAAATTAAGGTACAATTTTGCTTGTACAATGATACCTATTAAAGAGAGAGAGTAATTTCCCTCTGTGTAATAAGGAGCAGTTTCTTATGGTCTTATAATGAGAAAAGCTTATACACATTTGCAATTGTTATCATCTTGCAGTAGGAAAACGTCACACAAAAGATAACAGCAGAAGGTCCAACTTGTGACTAAACTTACTTCATTGCAGCAAACGAGGCCTGTCGTACAGGACTGTAGACTAGAATAAAACCTTGAAACTCCTCCTCATCCCGAAATACTCGGGTGATAAAATTATGGTAGGACCCCACGCAAACTTCTACTTTCTGTTTGCTCCCATCAGATGTACTTTCTAACTCCAGCTCTAGGGATACGGAGAGATCTGTTTCTACATCTACATAGGTGGCGTTGCTGTTCAGAACGGGGCCCATAGGAATATCCACACTGAAGTCCTCACCACACATAATACACATTGCAATTCTGAAATAAAAGCATATTCCATGTACAAAGCATTTTTAGTTCAACTTCATCTAAATCAATGACAGTTaagataaaaaagatattttcgaCACCTTCTCAGACGTTAAAGTCGTTCCTGtagtaaattaaacaaaaagctTTGTCATTTATCACAAAAATTGTTGCATGATATTCTCTTACCAGTATCCcttttcaatgattttaataCATCCAATGTGACAGTTACTAGTACTTGTGAACCTCGGCCTTACATACAACAAGACTTACCTTAGCTGAGGTTCTAGCTGTAGATTGAATCCATTGGACGTTCGGACCAGGGCTAGGAGAGCGTCCTCTACCTGTATCAGGAGCATGTTCTCAGGGTTGTTTTCCTCAGGAATGTATACAAAATCACAATTCATTCTGAAATCAAACAAGTTCAATATGTCATagtgatattacatgtaatacattccAAAAAGAAAGTAAACCAAATCACAATTttgaaatacacatgtaataaaTTACATTGATAAACAAACACACCATAATagataacaagaggcccatgggggcacatcgctcacctgagcaacaatggcttaTATGGGTGTTCAACGGATATTGTGCCAtttggcccctcggtagaaaaaaaataccataaaataaactgtatccaaaaatgtacaaaaattgaCATTGTACCCTAATGAAATACCATTTATACCAAAAATAAGATCCTATGCAAGATATTAAACTAAATTTTTGGTACGGGTACACtcttaacttccaattccctttattttagttctgccccctcactttataaaacaatcaaattatatgagaatatgcatataggtacatattcatcttcaactacattgtactagctagttattgtattttattagaaaaaaattcctatatgtgaaagaggaaaattgtacctcaaggcgctcaaattaaaaacattcaaaaatttaattggtcttccgcattataaacaattgttgttTACCAGGCGTGAACTCGTGCTACcttttataaccttactcactcCATGGATGAATACACTCAAACGAAAAATGTAGTCATGTGATATATTAAagagctattacatgtataatcaatgcataggcgtcggaactgggtggagggggaggggggtccccccttcacttttttttttgcaaagttagacatagccgtactcaaaattttttttttttttttttgcttgtcaagatttctgataaggtctagacccccccccctctcaatGAGCCTCAGACTGCAATGTATTCACAGGCATAATCGCTTTATTTTACTAAGGCCCAccctttattttcatctttattcaaaatcaatgttaacaaatggctacaaatcaagatgattttccgcggtaattttttcttaagaatagagataatacatttatccccgtaacagtaatgttttaaactgttttaaagaggtcgttttaattaaattgtgtCTGAAAGTTGGTGTAGATTCATCGTATAAGAAGGGGGCCCAAAAAAGTTGTTACAGCatatccttttaatttttctgtaaaagtatttaacgtttagtgagacatttctagtgataaatcaaaatttcatcgtcaatcgtagaattataagcaagatacagaactcacaattctgcttggtttgagtcaattttttgttcacaagagttatttacattcaacttaagatttttaaacttggtatttcctatccagaatgaacaaaaacatggccTTAGTTctgtgagcaaagctctgtatcttgcttataattgacacttgacacagctgaatatggttagtaaagagaaaattgtaaacaattaaaacagaagaaacatgcactaaaacaaagaaggagcacaatttatttttcataatatatatatatgcctatatatttctagcagcaaaaacaatctccatttagactgaaaatgcagggcatcttaacaaaacacgttgcattataatcaaccataacgtagagatcgtagcgaattaccaatagaatgtatagtatttataatataacatgttGTTAGTGTATCAGATTTTGCTCATTTTGTGCAGGTAAACAATTAATTGTCTGATTTACCAAAGTCTATATTTGATTCGATACGTAGCagaaacgaaattcaaaacaacgtaaAACCTCGATCACGAGTGAAAATGTCAATGCATTGAAAGATTTAACTTCAATTCACTTCACGAAATCTgcacaaatatatttagcatgtttcaagtatcccttcgcacgtaaactgttgcacaacaagcaaattcatctttgtcagtttgacccgtTTGTCATGCGTCAACATTCAAACATGGCTGCCTTATACATTGAAACTTTTGTTTTCGATATGGAATACTGAACctgaagttataaactgattgacatCAATTATctctgaatttttattttcgtaaattactcaaatttgaaacagaattcgccgataatttttgcaatttatattttcctttccataaggattatttatgcaaaattatgttgaatttgactcagtagttcttgagaagaagattttttaaaatgcacccccttttttctacagtttcgaggttttctccgttttaaataaagatcggtctttcatttctacAATTTATAATTACCTTTCTAtagggatgctttgtgccaaatttggttgaaattggccaagtggttttagagaggAAGTTTAAGGaaggacgacggacaaaaggtgataAGAAAAGCACACTTgatgagctttcagctcaggtgagatAAAAACTGAAGTCAGAgtatacaaaagaaaaactgaCATTGATATGATGTAGGAGTGAACAAATGTTAATCAAAAGTTTCAGCCTAAAGCCATACTTTCTGGCGAGGTCCTGTCCTTTCTGACTGAGTTTCATGCTGTCTTTCTCCGATAGCTGGGGGTCGTACTCATGGATGATGACAATTGGCAGATTACGCAGGCTTTCTTCCTCCGGTACATCCGCAGTCAGAACGGTCTCCAGACTTGAGGCAATATAATTGAGCGAGGATTCAGATTTATACATACATAAACAACCTGGAAAagaagtttaaaaatgttattttgatatttatccccaaaatatttttaaagacagAAAAATCAAGCCTCAACTGGTGTATATGCTACTAAAGTGTTGGTAAATGGATTATATTCTTAATGGAAACACTGAGCCAATGTCCAGGATCTAAGTTGGGTTTTACCATTTGGCTTAAACTCTGCAGTCTGGAAAGCATTCTGTTCCAGGCTTACATCTTCCCCGATTGGACGATAATCGACCTGGTATATGGTGTCATTATACTGGAACAGGTCGTGTTCAAACATTTCCTGCAAACAAACAATACCAGCTATCACAACCTGGAAACTCTATAATAAGTACTTAGTATTAAGAGTCAGACCTATACAATTCTGTTATTAATGAACCAAAAACTCTCTAAAATGCCATACATATCCTATAGACTCTTCTGGAGTCACTCTGAGCTGCATTATGATGGTTATGGGAGAAAACCAACATGCTCATTCTCACATAGAACATACCATCCATATTATAATTCACTCAATGACACTGTCTCTCGACTGAAGTCACAAAAACAAACCTAACACAGCATAAAACAAACTGTAGACTGTTTATGAATCTATTTGCAATTTATTactaaatgattatttttaaattgtccaAATTTTCATAATCTATGACCAATGTGCTGATAGTTCATTCACAATATGCAAACATCAATCTTGTATttattccacaaactaaaattatattaattctGGTAATTACCCTAATTTGCTTTAGAAGTTTATTGGCTAGATCTTCATTTCCCAGGAGGACTAAATTCAGTGGACATTCCTTTTCAGAAACAGCTGATATTCTGTTTGATGATCGACTACAATAAACAACACAGGTATTATTCATCACTattctttaatatttacattttccagggTCTTTGTTTGTGAATAAAGCAACATGTATATGACAATGAATACTGAAAAATATAGAAGCATGCAACATTGCTAACTTTCTGGACAAAGTCACCATGTCTTTTGATGTAATAACCAAGGTAATCGCCCTGCAATCAGACAAGTTTTCTAGACTGAACTGTTATGGtaaatgtaatgcattgcaacaAGACAACAGCACTGTGCCGACTAGCTTGACAATCTTGACAGCTATCTCCAATACTGTTTGTACTTGAGTCTAACTCACTTGACAATCTTGACAGCTGTCTTTAACGAATGTGACTCACTTGACTGTCTTGACAGCTGTTTCTAACAATGAATGCACTCAAATGTGACTCACTTGACAATCTAGACAGCTGTCTCTAACGAATGTGACTCACTTGACAACCTTGACAGCTGTCTCTAACACTGAATGCACTCGAATGTGACTCACTTGACTGTCTTGGCAGCTGTCTCTAACACTGAATGCACTCGAATGTGACTCACTTGACTGTCTTGGCAGCTATCTCTAACACTGAATGCACTCGAATGTGACTCACTTGACAATCTAGACAGCTGTCTTTAACGAATGTGACTCACTTGACTGTCTTGGCAGCTGTCTCTAATACTGATTGCACTTGAGTCTCGGCACACAGCTCCTTGTAGTAGCACTGCTCGCTGGAGGGACACTCCAAGAACCCGAGGTGGTTGATCAGGATCACGTCACGCTCATCCTCCATCTTGTCCAGCCGACGGTACCTGTTTATACAGATAGAACAAATATCATACATTATCCAAAAAAAGACACCAAACATCTTGTTTGTACTTGTTTATACAGATAGAATAGATATCAAACATTATCCAGAAAAGGCATCAAACATCTTGGATCATTCCAAAcccatttttctttatttaacatatcaaatattgtGGACTATCCAAAATCTTCAGATTTATCAAAACTTAATTTTTGAATACACAATTCATCTTAtacaaatatttagaatttcaaTACTAATGCtaggttttatttttgtcaggTGGTAACTTTATAGACAAGAGTAATATATTCAGAACTCTGAATGTATTCAGGTACAATTCTTCCACAGTACATGAATCAAGAACCCATTGAAGCCCTTACCTGGGGTCCTTCTCGATTTCGGCCTTGATGCTGTTGAGATCATCCTGTGTGAGTTTGTGGGAGGAGTTGGGCTGCATCCTCTGTTGTATGAAGGTGGCCGTCCTCTCCCACAGCAGCTCGTGAAGCTCATGCTTCACCTGGTACTTCAGGTCTTCCTGGAAGTCATCAAACACGTCGTCCCGCTCCGCCTGGGACAGCCCAATGTAGCAGTCCTTGCCCACAAACAACAGATAGGTGTCCTCTAGGGTGGCCCCGGGGGTCACCTGAGGGGTCTCTGACAGAAGCTTTTTGAACTGTTGCATCAGTCTGGAATCAATAAGTTCAAAATGAACTGACCATCTAGCAACTCATCTTTATTGTTCTTAGCATTACTCATAGAGAGGCAGCAAAATGCATTGACATTTTGTAAAGAAACTTTTACCACAATGTCCCTTAATTTGGCTTAAATATTGTTTCTGATTTCTGAAATCAGAATCAGAATCCTCACTGAGTAGACAATGTCTAGCCAGAAATTAACCCATGTAACTTTCTTATTTAAAAGTTAAGTGGAGGGATTTAAGGATGTCTGATTTAAAACATAACAGCAAGTATgtattcagtttaaaaaaatccctTAAAAGCCTAACTCTAgcaattacaaataaaaagtaTCTTATCTGCTATTGAAAATGCAAGAAGCTGAGAGTAACCCAATACAAAGATCATTGTCCAATTATTAGAACACTTTTAGCTAGTCCTATACACATTGGCTCTTACTGGATTTTCTTGTGCGCCTCTTGGAGCTGCTTGAGATGCTTTTGGTACACAGCCTCTCCCTCGGGCGAGCTCAAGATGTCAAACGGCGTCCTCGTCTCATTGTAGTTATCAATGAACTTGGGCACCATCTTCCAGGTTTCCCCTTCCCCCGGCTTACACACCTCCACAAAGTAGTGGTTGAAGTCTTTGTGATCTTTGATGTATTTCTGACAAGCACTCCACGACCTGAGACAAAGAAGATAGGATGTCATCATCATGCTCTGACCCTCAAGTCAAATCTAACTATTTCAGCTTCttttagaacttgtgtctcatccacttgatatatttgatcaataaaacataTGTTCAATTTGATTTACagtttttattctataaaaaattCTATTGATATTTCAACTATATCAAGTGTCAAAAAATACAAGTTCTGATAAATTCATGTTTGATGCAGTAATGTGAAtacttttctttaaattactgTATTTTAACCAATGCATTTTCagattactgtggaatcattagatttcgtggtggctcaatttttgtggaattcgtgggtacctctcatccacgaaatagcatcctccacgaattgataaattagggtaataaagtcatatttccttctgtagatatataagaatacacgatattacgtccccacgaacctgtaaaatttaagccatCCACGTatattggcccccacgaaatttaatgattccacagtaacttTCTTTAGTATTTATGTTCATGTCATACCCGGTAATCAACCTTCTATTGCTTATAATGTAACATTTCACTTTTAACTCTGCTGTTCAAAATGCAGTAGTTCAAGTAGGCACaagaattttaatataaattcctttaaaacatttctttttaatctgtaattatgataaatattagcTTAAACTTTGCAGAAATGTATGAAATACCCAATGATCTGGATAAAAGTAACTGCATTGTCTGagaattttataaacatttgacATATTTGTTATATACCTAACATTAGAGCAATTTGAATCATAATAAGCACACCTGTTTCCAATGGTTTCTAAATCAGGTAAAAACCGTTGAATCAAATCTGGCAGCCTCGTAGAAAATATTTGTTCCCTTTTTCTGATCTGGTCCTCGCGTAACTGTCTCGCATGCTGACGAAACAATTTCTTTGCATTTTCAGTTCCTAAGAGTTCAACATAATGGTTAAAATCTGGTTCTTTCTCCAGTTTCCTAAGGTATGATTTAAACACAGCCTTGGGGTCTGTCACATGAATGCGTAACAGATTTTTATATGCTTCGATTGCTACTTCTTCAATTTCTTGACGCTGTTTAAAAGCATCAATGTAAGGGGTGATAATTGGTCGGCGCTTGTTCTTGTCCATCATATGAGCAAGCACTAAGAAAGCTTGTTCCACGTTGACATTTTTGTGAGCAGAAGTTTCGACGATGGGAATGTTGCCCTTGTAATCCTTTCGGGCTGCGATTTTTGCAACTTCCTGTAAGTACCTTTTGTCTGCATCATCATTCTTGGTCGTGACCAGAACAATAGGTTTCTTAGTTTTCATGGCTGCATTCAACAAGGTAGTAACAAAATCTACTTGGTGCACCATGGTTGTCTGGGAAACCTTACTGACatcaaaacaacaaataaaccCATCAATGTTCAACTTCCCTTCTGGCATCAGTTTCTGCTCATAGGCACTGTCTGTTTCCATTCCTACAACATAGTGTTTTACATGAGTATGACATTGTGTGCATGTTTATATTGATAAACTATCTTTGTTGCCCCTggagggcccttaattggttaagcaaaaaatttaataaattgaaattaaaaataacaaagaaaagTCATCACATATACATAGTCAAATTTGACCTTGATTTCTGTAGAAGACATTTTGATTAGAACATTGATTCAGAAGTACTGATGCTACCATTCAGAAATTGAGGAGAATCTTGAGCAAAAAAACCTTTTTGCTCTCAACATGAACATGCAGTCACAAGAGAAAcgttatcagaaaaaaaaaaacacgagcATTTTGATTTCTACACCAATAAGAAGTTTGATTGACAACGACAGCATGTTTAGTGTTGAAACAGAAGAAATTCTGGTTCCGAATTCACCAAAAAGATGATGTTTGAAGCAGTGTAATTATTTCAGCCCCAGATCGTACAGTCACTTGAGGTGAGAGAGGAAGAGGGCTTAACTTCTCTGGCACAATATGTCTCTATTTGTTTCttcaaaacaattatatttaacaaattcaaagaaaaaaatctagagAAAATGTTCAATCCACAGCAGCATGCCGATGAatgaaagaaattttgattttgtgtacctttttgaaatattaaaatcagtcatttttgacaaatgaaatacTAAAGATTTTAGGAAAGGTATTGTTTTGAATGACAATTTTTATGAGTTTGCTGAAAGTGAGACAAGTTCATCATTTCTGTATTATTTGAACAACATACCACCATATGTCCAAGCTGAAATGCAATACATACAACATAAAGCTAACAAATAAGAGTTTTATCAGGTTTTCAGCATATTACACTAATTGTTTAGGTGCTTTTCTTTTGTCAGTAGATTGCTATAAAACAAGGCAGATTAATACTTGTTTTAAGAGTTTGTCCATTACTGTTAACAAATTATCTGCATGTTTATCATAAAAGAAATTTTAGTATTGGCGAAatgatattgatgaaaatacaatttatttttatagcaTATTGATATGATTTAGACAGCATACATAAAACTATGCTAGATGTAACACTATCTAAAACTGATAAGATTATCTTGAAATCAACAGACAGAATACTGCATTTCCTTTCATACTGTTAACCACTTGTCAAAATTAAAAGCTGGGTTTCCGTTAGCTCCATGGCCCTAGTGGAAGGAACTATCTATGCTTATCTCAGTAGAAGGAACCGTTCACAGCTTTAAGTCCAAGTTAAACTAAATGGCTATGGTACAAGTGGAATTATGTCTTCTCCAAGTGGAGAAAACTTCTGTTTGAAAAAAGGCACTGTCTATTGTTATCAGATAGGCAGGATCTGTCTATGGCTCAAGGGAAGCGAACTATCAGTTGTCACATTTGAAGATAAGTCTACCCGTATATTTACAGTTGAAGGAACAAACTATAGTCCCAATGGAAGGATTTGTTTTAAGTCTCAATGGAACGATCTGTCAATTGTCAGAGTGGAATGAATTGTTTACAACCACAGTGGTTAGGAACTGTCTATAGTTCCAGTTCATAGTCCTATGAAAGGAACAGTCCACTCAGTGGAAAGAGTGTTCAATAGTTACAATGGAAGGTACTGGCTTTATCCACAGTGGCCTGGAGTGGATCCTTACCCGGGACAAGAGAACCCTAACACCAAGGACTTATATCATAGCAGGATCTGGCTCAACTTATCATAACTCCATTTGTCGTAAGGCCAAGAGCCAGACAactgtgtttgaattttataaagCATAAACCATTTTTGCCAACAGTATACTGGACAAAACCATTACCAATTGTCATGACAAAGTGATTTACTTGACTATGAAAATTACAGCTTCAATTCTGCATTCTACATTTACTAGTATGTTTTAAGTATTTCAAGTATTACAGAAGGttaaaaaagaggaaaaattCAGCCTACACTTAACATTATAACACTGGGAGACAGTCGGTTaaggaagatttttaatacGGTGAAGGGTTCTTAAATTACTTCATAGTGTTATTTTACATTCATTCATGttatgctgaaaaaaaa carries:
- the LOC128180472 gene encoding rho GTPase-activating protein 5-like isoform X2, which codes for MAKKAEDRTYNVSVIGFSGSENVKGPVGVGKSCLCNRFINDVADKYHMEHISVLSQTDFAGRVINNDHFLYWGETTKTDEGNNFTFHVIEQTEFIDDVSFQSFKTGRTDNYYKRSTQVKVQSAEKLMYICKDQLAWTYGGMETDSAYEQKLMPEGKLNIDGFICCFDVSKVSQTTMVHQVDFVTTLLNAAMKTKKPIVLVTTKNDDADKRYLQEVAKIAARKDYKGNIPIVETSAHKNVNVEQAFLVLAHMMDKNKRRPIITPYIDAFKQRQEIEEVAIEAYKNLLRIHVTDPKAVFKSYLRKLEKEPDFNHYVELLGTENAKKLFRQHARQLREDQIRKREQIFSTRLPDLIQRFLPDLETIGNRSWSACQKYIKDHKDFNHYFVEVCKPGEGETWKMVPKFIDNYNETRTPFDILSSPEGEAVYQKHLKQLQEAHKKIQLMQQFKKLLSETPQVTPGATLEDTYLLFVGKDCYIGLSQAERDDVFDDFQEDLKYQVKHELHELLWERTATFIQQRMQPNSSHKLTQDDLNSIKAEIEKDPRYRRLDKMEDERDVILINHLGFLECPSSEQCYYKELCAETQVQSVLETAAKTVNRSSNRISAVSEKECPLNLVLLGNEDLANKLLKQIREMFEHDLFQYNDTIYQVDYRPIGEDVSLEQNAFQTAEFKPNGCLCMYKSESSLNYIASSLETVLTADVPEEESLRNLPIVIIHEYDPQLSEKDSMKLSQKGQDLARKMNCDFVYIPEENNPENMLLIQVEDALLALVRTSNGFNLQLEPQLRIAMCIMCGEDFSVDIPMGPVLNSNATYVDVETDLSVSLELELESTSDGSKQKVEVCVGSYHNFITRVFRDEEEFQGFILVYSPVRQASFAAMKAYADNLRNLFSIMPLMIIAVKDPLTRTSYQKELITAGEITAEDLVAEFRLTTQDFKKQANVYLPFMKEAWNKRDQHESIYSDPNSPPYDTKLDMRPPAPLPDSFPTTNSSSNSQSTEDSLDVKETQYSHEPIYDKPFTHHHPSDGEHERPYSTTPPPRPTSPPNGELPSRDQLVKPSMLRKNRGSNAVGYHREVFRRSFPVIETDSLRLISYKSLEQPDSESTQSPFQFRKSCSMKLVVKDKEPAWALNEPQRQKKASTFPTDVRQSARDNDTWTDPSARESTGSQNSAEDTTWVENDLYARTSTILNESALKDSPKKPFKGDAPLAQPEQDISLADYGVPKDHCFVGAGESDYDTVYGALEPGRRQRIMSQERKSKKKAQESDDSEEFSSLEREKREKDSIYSRVNRKPTPHKKKTKQKQQDGRVYTIPVYTDERPQGNRRRDNRERSNSPTESEGTGDEMSKTPLKKCMIKQRKWHGVTDNCIMSPQSSPDFEMTKEYSSTMPRGGFSSADGDYDLNDSGSWMTKFRTLKPEKNRRKEEKKFKDGERRRQKEEERKQKEQQKAQKKKKKDGRPGTSESGCKLSEFPMSSNNPSLPQFVETCVEFIDNEGMNTEGIYRIPGNKLQVELLQGKLQEDPSLDIHTLDIQVNAVATVLKNFFNDTEPLIPPSLHDELLEAAANITEPDDESEGMPDKSSKLLALRGVLKKIYPTNYEVLKYFITHLKRVSQHKSTHNMNSSNLAICLWPTLLRIDFTGKTYTDMTQMTRLPAIIVQTLIEQCGFFFHGEDEISEVV